GGAACAACTACTAAATCTCCAATGGATAACAAATGTGTAGTTGATTTATACTCCAGCGGAAATAACCTTAGCTTTGGTAATAATACTCTAATAAACATGAGTTATTAATAAACTTGCTTAAAGTATATTTATAGATTAATATACTTTATTCTCAAATATTAAATTCTGTACAATAAACAGACATATTAAAAATTATCAAGTAAAGATTTATTTGACTTAATAAATTTATCAGCTAATCATAAAACAAATTTTCATGATATTTTGAGATATAATATTATTATACTATGAAAAGCAAATATTATATTACTACTCCTATATATTATGTTAACGATATACCTCATATTGGACATGCATATACTAGCATTCTAGCAGATGTTTATGCTAGATTTATGAGGTTACTAGGAAAAGAAGTAATCTTTTTAACTGGTACTGATGAGCATGGTCAAAAAGTAGAAAAGGCAGCTAGCAATGCAGGTGTTTCACCTAAAGAATTTGTTGATAAGATAGCATCATCATTTGTAAAACTTAGTGTTGACCTTAATTTATCAAATGATGACTTTATTAGAACAACTGATACAAGACATATTAAAGCAGTACAAAAATTGTGGAATATTCTTGAGCAACAAGGAGATATATATCTTGGTAAATATTGTGGATGGTACGCAATCAAGGACGAAGCTTTTTATTCAGAATCAGAGCTTACTACTGATGGTAAAGCACCAACTGGAGCTGAAGTAGAATGGGTAGAAGAATCTAGTTACTTCTTTGCATTATCCAAATGGCAGCAAAAGTTACTAGATTGGTATGAAAATAACCATGATATCATTAAACCTGCATTTTTTAGAAATGAAGTAATCAACTTTATTAAAAATGGTCTTATTGACCTTTCAATTTCACGTACTACATTTAAATGGGGAATAGCAGTACCTAATGATTCGTCACACGTAATATATGTTTGGCTTGATGCACTAGTAAATTATATTTCTGCATTAGGTTATGCAAGTGATAATGGTACATTAATGACTAACTTTTGGCCAGCTGATCTTCATATAGTTGGTAAGGATATACTAAGGTTTCATGCTGTTTATTGGCCAGCATTTCTTATGTCGGCTGGATTACCTTTACCAAAAGCCATTTTAGTACATGGATGGTGGACTAATGAAGGACAAAAAATTTCTAAATCAGTAGGAAATGTTATTAATCCAGTTGAATTAACAAGTAAGTTTGGAATTGATCAAGTACGTTATTTCTTGTTACGAGAAATAACAATTGGTAACGACGGTAACTTTAGCAAAATCAGTTTTATCAATAGAATTAATAGTGAGCTATGCAATAAACTTGGTAATTTAGTCCATAGAACTTTGTCTTTTATTTATAAATATAATAAAGCTCAAATACCTCAAGTAGATGGAATAACTATTACCAATCTATACAAATCTGAATCACTCTTGTTAAAGATTGTTATGTTGAGCGACAATCTTGCTAATATAATTGATAATGAGAATGTTACTGTTATTCTAAATAGAATCATGGAAATTGTTAATCAAGCTAATATATACTTTGATCAGCAAGCTCCTTGGAAGTTTAAAGATAGCAACTCTCAGAAAATAGCAACAATATTATACACATTAATTGAAACTATAAGGTGCATAGCGATCTTATTACAGCCTTTTATACCTGAATCTGCAAATACAATTCTAGACTTAATAGCTATAGATAAAACAGAAAGAATATTTAGTTGTATTAATCGTTCTCATGCTATAAAACCAGGAAAAACTATTTTAGAACCAAAGCCAATTTTTGTTAAAATCGAAGAATAAAAGTAACAATGTATGTTAATTGATTCACACTGCCATTTAAATATGTTAACTGAACAAGACGCAGCGATTAAAAATGCCATAGCTAATGGTGTTAAATCTATGTTAACAATCAGTACTAACCTAACCGAATTTCCAGAAATATGCGCTATAACTCAAAAATATTCCAACATTTTTTCTTCAGTAGGCGTTCATCCAACTGAAGTAGCAAACTATCAGCATGTTAGTGCTGAGTTATTATCAGATTTAGCTCAAAATCCTAAAACTGTCGCTATTGGAGAAACAGGATTAGATTATTTTCATAATAGTTCAAATGAACATAAGTTACTACAAAAGAAAGTATTTATTGAACATATCAAAGCGGCTCATATAACTAAATTGCCTGTGATTGTACATACCCGAGATGCTGAACATGATACTTATGAAATCTTATGTAACGCATGTAAGAAATATGATTTTAAAGCTGTAATTCATTGTTTTACAGCCTCAAAAGACTTTGCTATTAAAATGTTAGAGCTAGGAATTTATATCTCAGTCTCAGGTATCATAACTTTTAAAAATGCAGAAAATCTAAGAAAAACTATTTATGATATGCCAATGTCTAGCATATTGATAGAAACGGATTCTCCATATTTAGCCCCTGTACCT
This genomic interval from Orientia tsutsugamushi contains the following:
- the metG gene encoding methionine--tRNA ligase, translated to MKSKYYITTPIYYVNDIPHIGHAYTSILADVYARFMRLLGKEVIFLTGTDEHGQKVEKAASNAGVSPKEFVDKIASSFVKLSVDLNLSNDDFIRTTDTRHIKAVQKLWNILEQQGDIYLGKYCGWYAIKDEAFYSESELTTDGKAPTGAEVEWVEESSYFFALSKWQQKLLDWYENNHDIIKPAFFRNEVINFIKNGLIDLSISRTTFKWGIAVPNDSSHVIYVWLDALVNYISALGYASDNGTLMTNFWPADLHIVGKDILRFHAVYWPAFLMSAGLPLPKAILVHGWWTNEGQKISKSVGNVINPVELTSKFGIDQVRYFLLREITIGNDGNFSKISFINRINSELCNKLGNLVHRTLSFIYKYNKAQIPQVDGITITNLYKSESLLLKIVMLSDNLANIIDNENVTVILNRIMEIVNQANIYFDQQAPWKFKDSNSQKIATILYTLIETIRCIAILLQPFIPESANTILDLIAIDKTERIFSCINRSHAIKPGKTILEPKPIFVKIEE
- a CDS encoding TatD family hydrolase, coding for MLIDSHCHLNMLTEQDAAIKNAIANGVKSMLTISTNLTEFPEICAITQKYSNIFSSVGVHPTEVANYQHVSAELLSDLAQNPKTVAIGETGLDYFHNSSNEHKLLQKKVFIEHIKAAHITKLPVIVHTRDAEHDTYEILCNACKKYDFKAVIHCFTASKDFAIKMLELGIYISVSGIITFKNAENLRKTIYDMPMSSILIETDSPYLAPVPMRSKQNEPSYLVYIADVVSRIKNIPVNELAKITTNNFQKLFLKADIYNSSI